Genomic window (Wenzhouxiangella marina):
GCTGTTGGCCGAGATCGTGCCGACCTGGGCAATGGCCTTGTCGTCGGTGCACGGGGTCGACAGCTTCTTCAGCTCGGCGACGGCGGCCTTGACGGCCTTGTCCATGCCGCGCTTCAGGTCCATCGGGTTCATGCCGGCAGCGACGGACTTCAGGCCTTCGCGCAGCATGGCGCTGGCCAGGACGGTGGCGGTGGTGGTGCCGTCACCGGCGGCGTCGGAGGTCTGGGAAGCAACTTCCTTGACCATCTGTGCGCCCATGTTCTCGAACTTGTCTTCCAGTTCGATTTCCTTGGCCACGGACACACCGTCCTTGGTCACGGTCGGGGCGCCGAAGCTCTTCTCGAGCACGACGTTACGGCCCTTCGGGCCCAGGGTCACGCTGACCGCGCGGGCCAGGGTGTTCACGCCCTTCAGGATCTTGTTGCGGGCGTCTTCGGAAAAACGGACTTCCTTTGCACTCATTGCTGAAATTCCTCTAGTTCAATGCGTCGATGTGGGCGCGGTTCTCAGGACTCGATGACGGCCATGATGTCGTCTTCACGCATCACCAGCAGTTCTTCGCCGTCGACCTTGACTTCGGTGCCCGAGTACTTGCCGAACAGGACGGTGTCGCCGACCTTGACGTCCAGGCCACGCTGCTCGCCGTTGTCCAGGACCTTGCCGTTGCCGACGGCCAGGACTTCACCGCGAATGGGTTTCTCGGCTGCCGAATCAGGAATGACGATGCCGCCAGGAGTGGTGCGCTCTTCTTCGACGCGCTTGACGATCACGCGATCATGCAAGGGACGCAGATTCATGGGTGTTCTCCCTTTCAATCCAATGGTTGGTTTCAAATGTCATTGCAAACCCGGCCCGGGATTCGATCTCGAATCCGCGCTCCGGAGGATCTGCTCGGGCGGCCGGAACGGGCAGAAACTGCGTCGTGCCGGAACCGACTGCCGATACGCCACCC
Coding sequences:
- the groES gene encoding co-chaperone GroES — protein: MNLRPLHDRVIVKRVEEERTTPGGIVIPDSAAEKPIRGEVLAVGNGKVLDNGEQRGLDVKVGDTVLFGKYSGTEVKVDGEELLVMREDDIMAVIES